In Candidatus Desulfofervidus auxilii, one genomic interval encodes:
- a CDS encoding MerR family transcriptional regulator, which translates to MANYSTKEFLRKIGVSESTLRRWLSENRIPQLNNVKRDWKGWRIWQDEHVEAVLEYKNRKWLSFKKKGEK; encoded by the coding sequence ATGGCAAATTATTCTACAAAGGAATTTTTGAGAAAAATTGGAGTCTCTGAATCTACTTTGAGAAGATGGCTCTCAGAGAATAGAATTCCTCAATTGAACAATGTAAAAAGGGATTGGAAAGGCTGGAGAATCTGGCAAGATGAACATGTTGAGGCAGTCTTGGAATATAAAAATAGGAAGTGGTTGTCATTTAAAAAGAAGGGGGAAAAATGA
- a CDS encoding OmpP1/FadL family transporter — protein sequence MKTLIAVLVLILMVFFNISVVFAGGFLIYTQDAAATGMACAYTAQVDRPSAVFYNPAGMNQLEGNSMSTGGSIIVPRTTYNSFDTGHETEMNHHTYFAPNFFITHKISDKLAAGFGFFCLFGLTTDWPEDWEGRFIATYTKLKTYFLNPAISWQVHPRLSLAVGFDYVFSNVEMKRAINLSEEIGIPGLPEGRSRVKGDGEGQGFNLGLLYHITDNIDLGISYRSRIDINYDGDAQFNIPATGIGAIDPLLANTFQNGDVFIDNIDLPSILAVGLSTTMIKNWTFEFDFYWVNWSTFNKISADFKNPNTPDVIIPRDWHDSLFYSLGAKYQLNKSIVLRGGYMFRNTPIPSKTFDPILPDADNHIVTIGAGYTRGGLSIDLSYMALIYKDRAIHTNIPGQNGKYETFCSLIAVTLQYVL from the coding sequence ATGAAAACCTTAATAGCAGTATTGGTGCTTATTCTTATGGTATTTTTTAACATTTCTGTAGTTTTTGCAGGAGGTTTTCTAATATACACTCAGGATGCTGCGGCTACTGGAATGGCCTGTGCCTATACGGCCCAGGTAGATAGGCCTTCAGCAGTATTTTATAACCCTGCTGGCATGAATCAATTAGAAGGGAATAGTATGTCTACAGGTGGTTCAATCATTGTTCCAAGGACTACTTATAATAGTTTTGATACAGGTCACGAAACGGAAATGAATCACCACACCTATTTTGCCCCTAATTTTTTTATTACCCATAAAATAAGTGATAAATTAGCTGCTGGGTTTGGATTCTTTTGCCTTTTTGGACTTACTACTGATTGGCCTGAGGACTGGGAGGGGCGGTTTATTGCTACATATACTAAACTTAAAACTTATTTCTTAAATCCTGCTATCTCCTGGCAAGTTCACCCTAGGCTTTCTCTGGCAGTGGGATTTGATTATGTCTTTTCCAATGTAGAGATGAAAAGGGCAATCAATCTTTCTGAAGAGATAGGTATTCCAGGCCTACCTGAGGGAAGAAGTAGAGTAAAAGGTGATGGAGAAGGTCAGGGATTTAATCTGGGTTTATTGTATCATATTACAGATAATATAGATTTGGGGATTTCATATCGAAGCAGGATAGATATAAACTATGATGGGGATGCGCAGTTCAATATACCTGCTACTGGCATAGGTGCTATTGACCCTTTACTAGCAAATACATTTCAAAATGGCGATGTTTTTATTGATAATATTGATTTGCCTTCTATTTTAGCTGTTGGACTTTCAACCACTATGATTAAAAATTGGACATTTGAATTTGATTTTTATTGGGTCAACTGGTCAACTTTTAACAAAATATCTGCTGATTTTAAAAATCCAAATACTCCAGATGTAATCATTCCAAGGGATTGGCATGACTCGCTTTTTTATAGCTTGGGTGCTAAATATCAATTGAATAAATCAATAGTATTAAGGGGAGGTTATATGTTCCGCAACACCCCAATTCCCAGTAAAACCTTTGATCCCATCCTGCCAGATGCAGACAATCATATAGTTACCATAGGGGCTGGCTATACCAGAGGTGGTTTAAGTATTGACCTTTCCTATATGGCTTTAATCTATAAAGATAGGGCTATACACACAAATATACCCGGGCAGAATGGAAAGTATGAAACGTTTTGTAGTCTTATTGCTGTTACTTTACAATATGTATTATAG
- the fabF gene encoding beta-ketoacyl-ACP synthase II, translating into MRKRRVVITGLGVIAPNGIGKDAFWKALKEGKSGITKITRFDVSSYSSQIAGEINDFDPTDFMSPKSARRMDRFAQLAVAASKMALEDSGLIINGRNNKKIGIIMGTALAGMPYAEFQHSIFMEKGLNRIDPLLATRLFGGEASSQTSIELGIKGPCATLSTTCAAGTDAIGYALMLIRNSIADVVIAGGAEAPLAPMTFGAFCRLGVMSQMNNNPQKASRPFDKNRDGFVMSEGAGAVILEELEHALKRNAHIYAELVGYGATSDAFHMTRASDDAEGIVRAIRMALKDARVDTEKIDYINAHGTSTTLGDKIETLAFKKIFGPYAYKIPISSTKSMIGHPLGGGGAIEAVASVLTIEHEFIHPTINYEIPDPDCDLNYVPNKGIKAKVKFVLSNSLGFGSRNAAIIIKKYSGA; encoded by the coding sequence ATGAGGAAAAGAAGGGTAGTAATCACCGGCCTGGGTGTAATAGCACCCAATGGGATTGGGAAGGATGCCTTCTGGAAAGCACTGAAAGAAGGCAAATCAGGGATTACAAAGATAACCAGGTTTGACGTTTCTTCTTATTCATCACAAATCGCTGGAGAAATTAATGATTTTGACCCTACAGACTTTATGAGTCCTAAAAGTGCCAGGAGAATGGATAGATTCGCTCAATTGGCGGTGGCTGCTTCAAAGATGGCATTAGAAGATTCAGGATTAATCATCAATGGAAGAAATAATAAAAAAATAGGAATTATAATGGGCACAGCCTTGGCTGGAATGCCTTATGCCGAGTTTCAACATTCTATTTTTATGGAGAAAGGCCTAAATAGAATAGACCCCTTGCTAGCTACAAGACTCTTTGGAGGAGAAGCTTCTTCTCAAACTTCTATTGAGTTGGGAATCAAAGGACCGTGTGCCACTCTATCCACAACTTGTGCCGCGGGGACAGATGCTATTGGATATGCTTTGATGCTAATTAGAAACAGTATAGCAGATGTAGTGATAGCAGGTGGTGCTGAAGCTCCTTTAGCACCAATGACTTTTGGTGCTTTTTGCAGACTAGGTGTAATGTCTCAAATGAATAATAATCCTCAAAAGGCAAGCCGGCCCTTTGACAAAAATCGTGATGGCTTTGTAATGAGCGAGGGAGCAGGGGCGGTTATATTAGAGGAACTTGAGCATGCATTGAAGAGAAATGCTCATATTTATGCCGAGTTAGTAGGATATGGTGCAACCTCCGATGCATTTCATATGACCAGAGCTTCTGATGATGCAGAAGGAATCGTGAGGGCAATAAGAATGGCTTTAAAAGATGCAAGAGTAGATACTGAGAAAATTGATTATATAAATGCCCATGGCACTTCAACCACACTCGGTGATAAAATAGAAACACTTGCCTTTAAGAAAATATTTGGCCCTTATGCCTATAAAATACCTATTAGTTCAACTAAATCAATGATTGGACACCCACTGGGGGGAGGAGGGGCTATAGAAGCAGTAGCGTCGGTTTTAACTATAGAACATGAGTTTATTCATCCAACCATCAACTATGAAATTCCAGACCCTGATTGTGACTTAAATTATGTTCCAAACAAAGGTATAAAAGCTAAGGTAAAATTTGTATTGTCAAATTCTTTGGGCTTTGGTTCAAGAAATGCAGCCATAATAATCAAAAAATACTCAGGAGCATAA
- a CDS encoding NAD-dependent epimerase/dehydratase family protein, with the protein MKTLVTGATGFIGTHLVKALVEKGRDVRCLVRKTSNTTYLKKLGVELVYGDLLDRDSLKGIVKGVNIVYHLAGEVYSPKSSGYYKVNVNGTKNLLEMCLGEKIEKFVYFSSIAAVGPNPKQGILLNEKSPCKPITPYGKSKYLVEKLISMFSKKYTLPATIIRLPTVYGPGVSTSSRVFTMLELIKRGLFRIIGNGNNVISLCYIDNLINGILLIDRKTQNTNYTIYFLADQKPRTIREIAEKIAMELDTKVSRFYIPVWVASIATLVFPAFKKWGNKFPTSLRDMIREIPNSWACDISKARQELKYDPMVDFDEGIRRTVIWYKEKYG; encoded by the coding sequence TTGAAAACACTAGTAACTGGTGCTACAGGATTCATTGGAACTCATTTAGTAAAGGCCCTAGTTGAGAAAGGAAGAGATGTAAGGTGTCTAGTTAGAAAGACTAGCAATACAACATACTTGAAAAAGCTAGGAGTAGAACTTGTTTATGGTGATTTGCTTGATAGAGATTCGCTTAAAGGCATTGTTAAAGGTGTTAATATTGTATATCACCTGGCCGGTGAGGTTTACTCCCCAAAAAGCAGTGGTTATTACAAGGTTAATGTGAATGGGACTAAAAACCTTCTAGAAATGTGCCTTGGTGAGAAGATTGAAAAGTTTGTTTACTTTAGTAGTATTGCCGCTGTAGGACCCAATCCAAAGCAAGGTATTTTATTGAATGAAAAAAGTCCTTGTAAACCCATAACCCCTTATGGTAAAAGTAAATACCTGGTGGAAAAACTTATATCGATGTTTTCAAAAAAGTATACATTACCCGCAACAATCATAAGATTGCCAACAGTATATGGGCCTGGTGTAAGCACTAGCTCCCGCGTGTTCACTATGTTAGAGCTAATCAAAAGAGGACTATTTAGAATCATTGGAAATGGCAATAATGTGATAAGCCTGTGCTATATTGATAACCTCATTAATGGGATTTTGTTGATAGATAGAAAGACACAAAACACAAATTATACAATATATTTTTTAGCCGATCAAAAACCTCGCACAATCAGAGAAATAGCCGAGAAAATAGCGATGGAGTTGGATACAAAGGTATCTCGGTTTTATATACCTGTTTGGGTAGCAAGTATAGCTACATTAGTTTTTCCAGCTTTTAAAAAGTGGGGAAACAAATTTCCTACTTCCCTTAGGGATATGATAAGAGAAATACCCAATAGCTGGGCATGCGACATCTCTAAAGCCAGACAGGAATTGAAATATGACCCCATGGTAGATTTTGATGAAGGAATAAGAAGGACTGTTATATGGTATAAAGAAAAATATGGCTGA
- a CDS encoding methyltransferase family protein has translation MAESHALNIPFTILFVLFMVIMAIHRIHSTFFEQREKGGKIEKKWTLYALTTAHFIVGIGTTIEYFWVRREINYIVSGIGLGMFSVALAGRNWATRTLGKLHSPHIEIKKKHQLIKKGPYKYLRHPYYSSVIFEILGVPLIPNSYYAFCLALLVYIPLLFLRVWFEEKVMAQTFGEEYQQYKKEVPAFLPIRKR, from the coding sequence ATGGCTGAGTCACATGCATTAAACATCCCATTTACTATATTATTCGTGTTATTTATGGTGATAATGGCTATCCACCGGATACATAGCACCTTTTTTGAACAAAGAGAAAAAGGTGGTAAAATTGAGAAAAAATGGACCTTATATGCTTTGACTACAGCCCACTTTATAGTCGGGATAGGAACAACAATAGAATATTTTTGGGTTAGGCGAGAAATAAACTACATAGTTTCTGGTATAGGGTTAGGCATGTTTTCTGTAGCACTAGCTGGCAGAAATTGGGCTACTCGGACATTAGGGAAACTTCATAGTCCACATATTGAAATTAAAAAAAAACATCAGCTCATAAAAAAAGGACCCTATAAATATTTAAGGCACCCATACTATTCAAGTGTTATATTTGAAATTTTGGGTGTCCCACTTATTCCTAATTCATACTATGCCTTTTGTTTAGCTTTGCTGGTCTATATTCCCTTGTTATTCCTTAGAGTATGGTTTGAAGAAAAAGTCATGGCACAAACATTTGGAGAAGAATATCAACAATATAAAAAAGAAGTCCCCGCATTCTTACCTATTAGAAAAAGGTAA
- a CDS encoding histidine kinase N-terminal 7TM domain-containing protein, whose protein sequence is MSVFAISALMTAFVSLGLGIYVYIGGRGKHLSKIWFFLSLSISIWSFGVGMMVLSQEYETALLWSRFLYIGAIFIPILYLHFVLTFLQDTTKRKIIWGGYILGIIFLLLDSTNLFVKDIRPILSFKYYPVPGKIYPYFVLTFFGYVGYALSRLIKAQRTSTGLKQQQLSYILLASAIGFFGGSTTFLPVFHIEIYPYGNFLVIFYAIIITYAITRVHLMDLEIIIKKGVYIFFLSFIFVSSIYLILTSRLFQKQFIEMTPFLFISLVTSFLALFLGVFVFLKNPKKEVNVTWVLLSLSIALWAFSLGVMSVISDNTSALYWSRMANYGAVLIPVFYLHFILAFLNNITKTKKKLLYFAYFLGGIFLLANFKEFLVIDVKPNFFSKNYTVPGRIYPYFLLMFAGSVGLAWYELLRKYQQSSGLAKNQIKYVLIASMIAFPGGSSTFLPAYGINVYPYGYYVTFLYVILVTYAIVKYQLMDINIVIKKGTVYTYLSFLILVPCMVFIIFAQRFFFGKINYVFSSLVFVVLFLSAIVFSKTKFKAERFIERTLFKRKYEYKKTLTKLSKIVISFLDEKELFKKTSNIFIQDLEIESISFFLLDRRKGAYILRAFRELSPKIKKLPKDDIFFKWLKEDGQIIVKEELERFIDDPKNKLIVERLNSMESEVCIPLITRGELIGLINLGKKRSGDMYSHEDLELLANFANQAAVALENARLYEDMKKTQLLMRRTDRLAALGSLTAGLAHEIRNPLVAVNTFLQLLPERFEDKEFREEFLKLTTSEVERVTNLVNNLLDFARPSEPKLNKTDVNEIIEKVIALIRVAAKKKRVIINTKLEKIPQVMLDEEQIKQVFLNILLNAIEAIPNEGTIWVGSRSMQKNGLEYVQVEIEDTGKGIPKRILDHIFDPFFTTKEKGSGLGLSISHQIVQEHNGFIEVKSILGKGTTFFVNLPCRK, encoded by the coding sequence ATGAGTGTCTTTGCAATATCAGCTTTAATGACGGCGTTTGTTAGCTTAGGTTTAGGAATTTATGTCTATATTGGCGGTAGGGGAAAACACTTAAGTAAAATATGGTTTTTTTTGAGTTTATCCATAAGTATTTGGAGTTTTGGGGTGGGCATGATGGTATTGAGCCAGGAGTATGAGACAGCTCTGTTATGGTCTCGTTTTCTGTATATTGGAGCGATTTTTATACCTATCTTATATCTTCATTTTGTTCTAACCTTCTTACAAGATACTACTAAAAGAAAAATAATTTGGGGAGGTTACATTTTAGGTATCATTTTCTTACTACTAGATTCTACAAACTTATTCGTGAAAGATATAAGGCCCATTCTTTCTTTCAAATATTACCCGGTACCTGGCAAGATATATCCTTATTTTGTATTAACGTTTTTTGGATATGTTGGCTATGCACTAAGTCGACTAATAAAGGCGCAAAGAACATCTACCGGCTTAAAACAACAACAGCTAAGCTATATTTTGTTAGCATCGGCTATCGGATTCTTTGGAGGTTCAACGACTTTCCTACCAGTTTTTCATATAGAAATTTACCCTTACGGGAATTTCCTTGTCATCTTTTATGCTATCATAATCACATATGCTATTACTAGAGTCCATTTGATGGATTTAGAAATTATAATAAAAAAAGGTGTTTACATCTTCTTTCTAAGTTTCATTTTTGTTTCTTCCATTTATTTAATTCTTACGTCAAGATTGTTCCAAAAGCAATTTATAGAAATGACCCCTTTTTTGTTTATATCTTTAGTGACAAGTTTTCTTGCTTTATTTCTAGGAGTTTTTGTTTTTTTAAAAAACCCTAAAAAAGAAGTTAATGTGACATGGGTTTTGTTATCTCTAAGCATAGCTTTGTGGGCCTTCTCTTTGGGCGTAATGTCTGTGATTTCCGATAATACATCAGCCCTATATTGGTCTCGTATGGCCAATTATGGTGCGGTATTAATTCCTGTGTTTTATTTACATTTTATTCTTGCTTTCTTAAATAATATTACAAAAACCAAAAAAAAACTTCTTTATTTTGCCTATTTTCTAGGAGGAATATTTCTGTTAGCAAATTTTAAAGAATTTCTCGTAATAGATGTTAAACCTAACTTTTTCTCAAAAAATTATACAGTTCCTGGTAGGATATATCCTTACTTTCTCCTAATGTTTGCTGGCTCAGTTGGCTTGGCATGGTATGAATTGCTTAGAAAGTATCAACAATCTTCAGGATTAGCCAAAAATCAGATTAAGTACGTTTTAATTGCCTCAATGATCGCATTTCCGGGTGGCTCATCTACGTTCTTACCTGCTTATGGCATTAATGTATACCCTTACGGTTATTATGTCACTTTTTTATATGTAATCCTCGTAACCTACGCCATTGTCAAATACCAACTCATGGACATAAACATTGTAATCAAAAAAGGGACGGTTTATACCTATCTGTCATTCTTAATATTGGTCCCTTGCATGGTTTTTATTATTTTTGCCCAGAGGTTTTTCTTTGGTAAAATAAATTATGTTTTTTCTTCTTTAGTTTTTGTAGTGCTTTTTTTATCTGCCATTGTTTTCAGTAAAACCAAGTTTAAGGCGGAGAGATTTATAGAAAGAACTCTATTTAAAAGAAAATATGAATACAAAAAAACCTTAACTAAATTGAGCAAAATAGTAATTTCCTTTTTAGATGAAAAGGAGTTGTTTAAAAAAACAAGCAACATTTTCATTCAGGATTTAGAGATAGAAAGTATTTCTTTTTTTCTCCTAGATAGAAGGAAAGGAGCTTACATTCTTCGGGCATTTAGAGAACTAAGTCCTAAAATAAAAAAACTTCCCAAAGATGACATATTTTTTAAGTGGCTAAAAGAAGATGGGCAAATTATTGTAAAGGAAGAATTAGAAAGGTTTATAGATGACCCCAAAAATAAGCTTATAGTAGAAAGATTGAACTCTATGGAATCAGAGGTATGCATCCCATTAATTACCAGAGGTGAATTAATTGGCCTTATAAATTTAGGTAAAAAAAGAAGCGGAGATATGTACTCCCATGAAGACTTAGAACTACTTGCTAATTTTGCCAATCAGGCAGCTGTTGCCTTGGAAAATGCCAGATTATATGAAGATATGAAGAAGACTCAATTACTTATGCGTCGAACTGATCGGCTGGCTGCCCTTGGTTCCTTAACCGCAGGCCTGGCTCATGAAATTAGAAATCCATTGGTGGCAGTTAATACATTTCTCCAACTCTTGCCTGAAAGGTTTGAAGATAAAGAATTTCGTGAAGAGTTTCTAAAATTGACCACTTCTGAAGTAGAAAGGGTCACCAATTTGGTCAACAACCTTTTAGATTTTGCAAGACCTTCAGAACCCAAGTTAAATAAGACAGATGTGAATGAAATTATTGAAAAGGTAATTGCTCTTATTAGGGTGGCAGCCAAGAAAAAAAGGGTTATCATTAATACCAAACTAGAAAAAATTCCCCAAGTGATGTTAGATGAAGAGCAAATTAAACAGGTATTTTTAAATATTCTTTTGAATGCTATAGAGGCTATACCCAACGAAGGAACTATATGGGTAGGGAGCAGAAGCATGCAAAAAAATGGACTGGAGTATGTGCAAGTGGAAATAGAAGATACAGGAAAGGGCATTCCTAAGAGAATATTAGACCATATCTTTGACCCATTTTTTACTACTAAGGAGAAGGGTAGTGGTTTGGGATTGTCTATTTCTCACCAAATCGTCCAAGAACACAATGGATTTATAGAAGTTAAAAGTATATTAGGAAAAGGCACCACTTTTTTTGTAAATCTGCCATGTAGAAAATAA
- a CDS encoding sigma 54-interacting transcriptional regulator: MKQRILVIDESVSVRNFFKTILSDKYHVIVSDFKEETFILVKSEDISLVILGIIQPIYKKMTFLRRLLLINKTLAILLVGDEHIKDEISKIMDYELMDFLTKPGSAYELTKKVERLLLRRDILRSGISKEKESKELIKYLKIYESPILGDPIKQQIRVALDNNLPVLITGEKGVGKEITAKIIHWNGPHKGGKWIKINCSNINSLPEIFTEKTKVEYGTVYLEQIERLDTKWQIVLREFIEEGLNNNIRVIAATSVNLQEKKEKEEFDSHLFYQLSIIPIHLLPLRERKEDIPAIADYFLKEVRQKANIRAKEFSLDALEVLQNYWWPGNLTELKSVVVRSAIFSKEEEISGSQLLFSPKVFPSHKKPWESEDILSVETLAVKLAHKIKNPLVAIKTFAQLLPEMYEDNGFRNQFYQVVNESADRINYLVERILKYGEMTSPNATITELQPILHRLLGELEDVEVQKEFAHLSDRVWIDQEHFSFIFDGIIKSITSSLPKNSPLIIRTHDFEPDEEEKKTFADLGFPSKKGIRLEISYPRVTNEIDLELIIAKRAMARLGSMKIKKSEQENTIVIKLPGIQT; the protein is encoded by the coding sequence ATGAAACAGAGAATTTTAGTAATTGATGAATCAGTTAGTGTGAGGAATTTTTTTAAAACTATCCTCAGTGATAAGTATCATGTAATTGTCTCTGATTTTAAAGAAGAAACATTTATTTTAGTAAAAAGTGAGGATATCAGTCTGGTTATCTTGGGAATAATTCAACCCATTTATAAAAAAATGACCTTTTTGAGGAGGTTGCTTTTAATCAACAAAACTTTAGCCATTCTTTTGGTAGGAGATGAGCATATAAAGGATGAAATATCCAAAATTATGGATTATGAACTCATGGATTTTCTTACCAAACCCGGAAGTGCATATGAGCTAACTAAAAAGGTAGAACGTTTACTCCTCCGTCGAGATATTCTGCGGTCAGGAATTTCTAAAGAAAAAGAGTCCAAAGAGCTCATTAAGTATTTGAAGATTTATGAATCTCCTATACTTGGAGACCCTATAAAGCAACAGATTAGAGTGGCCTTGGATAACAACCTACCGGTTTTAATCACTGGAGAAAAAGGGGTAGGCAAAGAAATTACAGCCAAGATCATCCACTGGAATGGACCTCACAAAGGGGGAAAATGGATTAAAATTAATTGTTCTAATATTAACTCTCTACCAGAGATTTTCACAGAAAAAACCAAGGTTGAATATGGCACTGTATATCTTGAGCAAATAGAAAGGCTAGACACAAAATGGCAGATAGTGCTTAGAGAATTTATTGAGGAAGGTTTGAATAACAATATTAGAGTAATTGCGGCTACCTCTGTCAATCTTCAAGAAAAAAAGGAAAAGGAAGAATTTGATAGTCACCTATTTTATCAATTGAGTATTATACCTATCCATCTCCTCCCTTTAAGAGAGAGAAAGGAAGACATTCCTGCCATTGCAGACTATTTTTTAAAGGAGGTAAGACAGAAGGCAAATATAAGAGCAAAGGAGTTCTCCCTTGATGCCTTAGAAGTCTTACAGAATTACTGGTGGCCTGGAAACCTAACAGAACTGAAAAGTGTGGTTGTTCGCAGTGCTATTTTTTCAAAAGAAGAAGAAATTTCAGGTTCACAACTACTTTTTAGTCCAAAGGTTTTCCCTTCTCATAAAAAACCATGGGAAAGTGAGGATATATTATCTGTTGAAACTCTAGCGGTAAAACTGGCTCATAAAATCAAAAATCCCTTAGTGGCTATAAAAACCTTTGCTCAGCTCCTTCCTGAAATGTATGAAGATAATGGTTTTCGCAACCAATTCTATCAAGTAGTGAATGAAAGTGCAGATAGGATTAACTACCTCGTAGAAAGAATTCTCAAATATGGAGAAATGACCTCTCCCAATGCTACTATTACCGAACTTCAACCCATTTTACATAGACTTTTAGGAGAATTAGAAGATGTTGAGGTTCAAAAGGAATTTGCTCATTTATCAGATAGGGTATGGATTGACCAAGAACATTTTTCTTTTATCTTTGATGGAATTATAAAAAGCATCACATCTTCTTTGCCTAAAAATAGCCCATTGATTATCAGAACACATGATTTTGAGCCTGACGAAGAAGAGAAAAAAACCTTTGCTGATTTAGGTTTTCCTTCTAAAAAAGGAATACGCCTTGAAATATCCTATCCTAGAGTTACAAATGAAATTGATTTAGAGTTAATTATAGCCAAGAGGGCTATGGCGCGGTTAGGAAGTATGAAAATTAAAAAAAGCGAACAAGAAAATACCATTGTGATAAAATTACCTGGGATTCAAACATGA
- a CDS encoding sigma-54-dependent transcriptional regulator, whose translation MPKILVVDDELSARESLRMILSKDYKLLLASSGQEAFQIMQKEECDIVLLDILMPGMDGFEILKEMRKTYPHLTIIMITAVDTAKAALEAINLGAYHYITKPFDVHEIKSIVKKALSEKLVSYTTPQIIGKSREIKEVLDIVKRISQSKAPVLILGESGTGKELIARAIHFQSPRKHKPFIVMNCAAIPDNLIESELFGYEKGAFTDAKERRLGRFELADGGTLFMDEIADLSPSTQAKVLRFLQFQEFMRVGGSKTIKINVRFIAATNKDLKKAVQDGKFREDLYYRIKVIPIYIPPLRERKEDIPLLVNHFIKKISQKEKKEIKGISKEALDYFIRYDWPGNVRELENMVERIIAFSTSDFITEEDLPEELKLAKPSKLIPSRLKDNKMSLLQAEKELERALIMNALKKANFVQTKAAQILGISRRILKYKMDKLNIKFPNDIKNLPNEY comes from the coding sequence ATGCCCAAAATATTAGTAGTAGATGACGAACTTTCGGCTAGAGAGTCATTAAGAATGATTTTAAGTAAGGATTATAAACTTCTTCTGGCTTCTTCAGGCCAAGAGGCATTTCAAATTATGCAAAAAGAAGAATGTGATATTGTCCTCTTGGACATTCTCATGCCTGGTATGGACGGTTTTGAAATTCTCAAAGAAATGCGAAAAACCTATCCACACCTAACCATTATCATGATTACCGCAGTGGATACTGCCAAGGCAGCGTTAGAGGCCATAAATTTAGGTGCGTATCATTATATCACCAAACCATTTGATGTCCATGAAATTAAATCCATTGTAAAAAAGGCCCTTTCTGAAAAATTGGTTTCCTATACTACCCCTCAAATCATAGGAAAGAGCAGGGAGATAAAGGAAGTCTTAGATATAGTAAAAAGGATTTCCCAAAGTAAGGCTCCGGTATTAATTCTTGGGGAAAGCGGAACAGGAAAGGAACTAATAGCCCGTGCTATTCACTTCCAAAGTCCGCGTAAACATAAACCATTTATAGTGATGAATTGTGCTGCCATTCCGGATAATTTGATTGAAAGTGAGCTTTTCGGCTATGAAAAAGGAGCATTTACAGATGCTAAAGAAAGAAGGCTAGGTAGATTTGAATTAGCTGATGGCGGAACATTATTCATGGATGAGATAGCTGACCTGAGCCCAAGCACTCAAGCCAAAGTGCTCAGATTCCTGCAATTTCAGGAATTTATGAGAGTTGGAGGGAGTAAAACCATAAAAATAAATGTAAGGTTTATTGCAGCTACTAATAAGGACCTGAAGAAGGCAGTGCAAGATGGAAAATTCAGGGAAGACCTTTATTACCGCATTAAAGTAATTCCTATTTACATACCACCTTTGAGAGAAAGAAAGGAAGACATTCCTCTGTTAGTCAACCACTTCATCAAAAAAATTAGTCAAAAGGAGAAAAAGGAAATTAAAGGTATTTCTAAAGAGGCCTTAGATTATTTTATTAGATATGATTGGCCTGGAAATGTCAGAGAGTTAGAAAATATGGTTGAACGTATAATAGCCTTTTCAACCAGCGACTTTATCACAGAAGAGGATTTACCAGAGGAATTGAAACTGGCGAAACCGTCGAAGCTCATTCCCTCAAGGTTAAAAGATAATAAAATGAGTCTACTTCAAGCTGAGAAAGAATTGGAAAGGGCTTTAATCATGAATGCTTTAAAAAAAGCTAATTTTGTGCAGACCAAGGCTGCTCAAATATTGGGAATATCCAGAAGAATCTTAAAATATAAAATGGACAAGCTAAATATCAAATTTCCCAATGATATTAAAAATCTTCCAAATGAATATTAA